A window of the Acetobacteraceae bacterium genome harbors these coding sequences:
- the nuoH gene encoding NADH-quinone oxidoreductase subunit NuoH, with the protein MQWLTPDFLDILLSIIRAAVIVLVVVMVGALMSFIERRVLGLFQNRYGPNRVGWGGSLQLVADMVKMFFKEDWVPKFADPLIFIMAPAIAFTGLLLAFAVVPMTSSIVVANLNIGLLFFLMLAGLGVYAVLFAGWSSNNKYSLLGAMRAAVQTLSYEVFLGLALLGVVAQAGSYNLIDIVQSQAHLWNVIPQFLGFFAFCIAGMAVCHRHPFDQPETEQEIADGYHLEYSGMKFGMFFVGEYLGIVTVSALMVTLFFGGWLGPFLPAWLWFCLKTGFFMIMFILIRAALPRPRYDQVMSFGWRICLPLTLLNFLVTAALIFWKAQ; encoded by the coding sequence ATGCAGTGGCTGACACCAGATTTTCTCGATATTTTATTAAGCATTATAAGAGCCGCTGTGATTGTCTTGGTTGTCGTCATGGTTGGTGCGCTTATGAGCTTTATTGAGCGCCGTGTTTTGGGACTTTTTCAGAACCGCTATGGGCCTAACCGTGTTGGCTGGGGCGGTTCGCTTCAGCTGGTCGCCGATATGGTGAAGATGTTCTTTAAAGAGGACTGGGTGCCAAAATTCGCAGACCCTTTGATTTTCATCATGGCGCCAGCCATTGCCTTTACGGGATTACTGTTGGCTTTTGCTGTTGTGCCGATGACGTCAAGTATTGTTGTTGCCAATTTAAATATTGGACTTCTCTTTTTCTTGATGCTTGCAGGGCTCGGAGTTTATGCTGTCTTGTTTGCAGGCTGGTCGAGCAATAATAAATATTCGTTGCTAGGCGCAATGCGTGCTGCGGTTCAGACATTGAGTTATGAGGTCTTTTTGGGGCTTGCTCTTTTAGGGGTTGTGGCGCAGGCAGGGTCTTATAATTTAATTGATATTGTTCAAAGCCAAGCCCATTTATGGAATGTTATTCCGCAATTTCTTGGTTTTTTTGCTTTTTGCATTGCAGGCATGGCCGTCTGCCATCGTCATCCTTTTGATCAGCCGGAAACAGAGCAGGAAATTGCAGACGGTTATCATCTTGAATATTCGGGTATGAAATTTGGGATGTTCTTTGTCGGCGAATATCTCGGCATTGTGACCGTTTCGGCTTTGATGGTGACCTTGTTTTTTGGCGGATGGCTTGGGCCTTTCTTGCCGGCATGGCTTTGGTTCTGCCTTAAAACAGGTTTCTTTATGATTATGTTTATTCTTATCCGTGCGGCATTGCCTCGGCCACGTTATGATCAGGTGATGTCCTTCGGTTGGAGGATCTGTCTGCCACTGACATTGTTAAACTTCCTTGTTACCGCAGCTCTTATTTTCTGGAAAGCGCAATAG